The proteins below are encoded in one region of Paraburkholderia phenazinium:
- a CDS encoding replication-associated recombination protein A, whose product MFEETRANVPLAERLRPRNIDEVIGQKHLLGPNKPLRVAFESGEAHSMILWGPPGVGKTTLARLMADAFHAEFIALSAVLSGVKDIREAVETAQVHRAHGHQTLVFVDEVHRFNKSQQDAFLPHVESGLFVFVGATTENPSFEVNSALLSRAAVYVLKSLDDDEQRELLDRAQKELGGLTFTDEARDALVGSADGDGRKLLNNLEIVARAAAQQKTTEIDGALLGSALAENLRRFDKGGDAFYDQISALHKSVRGSNPDGALYWFCRMLDGGADARYLARRIVRMAWEDIGLADPRAARIALDAAETYERLGTPEGELALAQALIYLAVAPKSNAGYMAYNEARRFVSKDQSRGVPVHLRNAPTKLMKELGYGHEYRYAHDEPDAYAAGETYLPDGMREPHWYEPTPRGLEGKIGEKLARLSELDAQWRSENKPKKN is encoded by the coding sequence ATGTTTGAAGAAACCCGTGCCAACGTCCCGCTCGCTGAGCGTCTGCGCCCCCGCAATATCGATGAGGTGATCGGCCAGAAACATCTGCTCGGTCCGAACAAGCCGTTGCGGGTCGCTTTCGAATCGGGCGAGGCCCATTCGATGATCCTCTGGGGGCCGCCCGGCGTCGGCAAGACCACGCTCGCGCGCCTGATGGCCGATGCTTTCCACGCTGAATTCATCGCGTTATCGGCCGTGCTCTCGGGCGTCAAGGATATCCGCGAAGCTGTCGAGACCGCGCAAGTGCATCGTGCACATGGACATCAGACGCTGGTGTTCGTCGACGAAGTGCATCGCTTCAACAAGAGCCAGCAGGATGCGTTCCTTCCGCACGTCGAGTCGGGGCTGTTCGTATTCGTGGGGGCGACCACCGAGAATCCGTCATTCGAGGTGAACAGCGCGTTGCTGTCGCGGGCGGCGGTCTATGTGTTGAAGAGTCTCGATGACGACGAGCAGCGTGAGCTGCTCGATCGTGCGCAGAAAGAACTCGGCGGGCTAACGTTCACGGACGAGGCCCGCGATGCGCTGGTCGGCTCGGCCGACGGCGATGGCCGCAAGCTGCTCAACAACCTCGAAATCGTCGCGCGGGCCGCGGCGCAGCAGAAGACCACGGAGATCGACGGTGCGTTGCTCGGCAGCGCGCTCGCTGAGAACCTGCGCCGCTTCGACAAGGGCGGCGACGCCTTCTACGATCAGATCAGCGCGCTGCATAAGTCAGTGCGCGGCAGCAATCCTGACGGTGCGCTGTACTGGTTCTGCCGGATGCTCGATGGTGGCGCCGACGCACGCTACCTCGCGCGGCGTATCGTGCGCATGGCGTGGGAAGACATCGGCCTCGCCGATCCGCGCGCCGCCCGTATCGCGCTCGACGCCGCCGAAACCTATGAACGCCTAGGCACACCCGAAGGCGAACTCGCGCTGGCCCAGGCGCTCATCTATCTGGCGGTGGCGCCCAAATCGAACGCCGGTTACATGGCATATAACGAGGCACGGCGTTTTGTCAGCAAGGACCAGTCGCGCGGCGTGCCGGTGCATCTGCGCAACGCCCCGACCAAGTTGATGAAGGAACTCGGCTACGGCCACGAATACCGTTACGCTCACGACGAACCCGACGCATACGCGGCCGGAGAGACCTATCTGCCCGACGGCATGCGTGAGCCGCATTGGTACGAACCGACGCCGCGCGGTCTTGAAGGCAAGATCGGTGAGAAGCTGGCGCGTCTGTCCGAACTCGATGCGCAATGGCGCAGCGAGAACAAGCCGAAAAAGAACTGA
- the serS gene encoding serine--tRNA ligase produces MLDIQLLRKDLDGVAKRLADRGYTLDVAAFTALEAERRAVQTRTEELQARRNSLSKQIGGMKGRGEDTSAVMAEVGGIGDEMKASALQLEDIQKRVSDLMLGMPNLAHESVPVGKDEAGNVEVRRWGAPRQFDFEVKDHVDVGTPLGLDAETGAKLSGARFTMLRGQIARLHRGLAQFMIDTHTLHHGYTEIYTPYIVNPEILYGTSQLPKFADDMFRVEKGGAENTVTQYLISTSEISLTNTVRESIVEADALPIKLTAHSPCFRSEAGSYGRDTRGMIRQHQFDKVEMVQIVAPETSYDALEQMVGHAETILQKLELPYRVITLCTGDMGFSATKTYDLEVWLPAQNTYREISSCSNTETFQARRMQARYRNAQGKPELVHTLNGSGLAVGRTLVAVLENFQNADGSVTVPTALRPYVGGMERLEVSAA; encoded by the coding sequence ATGCTTGACATCCAGTTGCTGCGCAAAGACCTCGACGGCGTGGCGAAACGCCTCGCCGACCGCGGCTATACCCTCGACGTGGCGGCTTTCACCGCACTCGAAGCGGAACGCCGCGCCGTGCAAACCCGTACCGAAGAGCTGCAGGCTCGCCGCAACAGCCTGTCAAAGCAGATTGGCGGGATGAAAGGGCGGGGCGAGGACACCTCGGCGGTGATGGCGGAAGTGGGCGGCATTGGCGACGAAATGAAGGCATCGGCGCTGCAACTCGAAGACATCCAGAAACGCGTGTCCGACCTGATGCTCGGCATGCCGAACCTGGCGCACGAAAGCGTGCCGGTGGGCAAGGACGAGGCCGGCAACGTCGAAGTGCGCCGCTGGGGCGCGCCGCGTCAGTTCGACTTCGAGGTGAAGGACCACGTGGATGTCGGCACGCCGCTCGGTCTCGATGCCGAGACGGGTGCGAAGCTCTCCGGCGCGCGCTTTACGATGCTGCGCGGACAGATTGCGCGTCTGCATCGCGGACTCGCGCAGTTCATGATCGACACGCATACGCTGCACCACGGCTATACCGAAATCTATACGCCGTACATCGTTAATCCAGAGATTCTGTACGGCACGAGCCAGTTGCCGAAATTCGCCGACGACATGTTCCGCGTCGAGAAGGGCGGTGCCGAAAATACGGTGACGCAATATCTGATTTCGACTTCGGAAATTTCGCTGACCAACACGGTGCGCGAGAGCATTGTCGAAGCGGACGCGCTGCCGATCAAACTGACGGCGCATTCACCATGCTTCCGCTCGGAAGCGGGTTCGTACGGCCGCGATACGCGCGGAATGATTCGCCAGCATCAGTTCGACAAGGTTGAGATGGTGCAGATCGTCGCGCCGGAAACGTCGTATGACGCGCTCGAGCAAATGGTCGGCCATGCAGAGACGATTCTGCAGAAGCTTGAGTTGCCGTATCGCGTGATTACGCTGTGCACCGGCGACATGGGTTTTTCTGCAACGAAGACCTATGACCTCGAAGTCTGGTTGCCGGCGCAGAACACGTATCGCGAAATCTCGAGCTGCTCGAATACCGAGACGTTCCAGGCGCGCCGCATGCAGGCGCGTTATCGCAACGCGCAGGGCAAGCCTGAACTGGTGCATACGCTGAACGGTTCGGGGCTCGCCGTGGGCCGGACGTTGGTCGCCGTGCTGGAGAACTTCCAGAACGCCGATGGTTCGGTAACGGTGCCGACGGCGCTGCGTCCGTACGTCGGCGGCATGGAGCGGCTGGAAGTTTCGGCTGCCTGA